A window from Citrus sinensis cultivar Valencia sweet orange chromosome 3, DVS_A1.0, whole genome shotgun sequence encodes these proteins:
- the LOC102625354 gene encoding DNA-directed RNA polymerases II and V subunit 8A, which yields MSNIVLFEDIFVVEKIDPDGKKFDKVSRIEAHSQNCDMYMLLDVNSELYPMRVGDKFTMALAHTLNLDGTPDTGYYTPGARKTLADKYEYIMHGKLFKIGDEGSGKSLKAEIYVSYGGLLMMLKGDPSYVSHFELDQRLFLLMRKL from the exons ATGTCGAATATAGTACTTTTTGAGGATATTTTTGTGGTTGAGAAGATAGACCCGGATGGCAAGAAGTTTGACAAGG TTTCCCGCATTGAAGCACATAGTCAGAACTGTGACATGTACATGCTACTAGATGTGAACTCGGAGCTATATCCTATGCGTGTCGGTGATAAATTCACAATGGCTTTGGCTCACACGTTAAATTTGGATGGAACACCAGATACTGGCTATTATACTCCA GGTGCGAGAAAGACACTTGCTGACAAGTATGAATACATTATGCATGGGAAGCTATTCAAGATTGGAGATGAAGGTTCTGGAAAATCACTTAAAGC GGAGATATATGTTTCATATGGTGGGCTTCTAATGATGCTCAAGGGGGATCCGTCTTATGTCTCTCACTTCGAGCTTGATCAAAGGCTGTTTCTCCTGATGAGGAAGTTGTAA
- the LOC102613379 gene encoding E3 ubiquitin-protein ligase RSL1-like isoform X2, whose amino-acid sequence MGNSLQKPIENRQSPRQEKENPRQEEIKEEELEDIDGTFTCDICIEPMSVNNKFKNNNLCTHPFCQDCTAKYIEVKVRDNNTAKIECPGLHCEQFLDPLACKPTIPSSLFIKWCDHLCEDYVLGLERSYCPNRNCMAVMVNECEEIGRVKKAQCPKCKQWFCFQCKLAWHAGYRCEESGNLRDRNDIAFGKLLEKMNWTRCPGCGNCIERKKGCRIMFCRCKTRFCYECGGNLKSPSGCLCKEKEIDISIEGVTGGLPKSPARAWLFWGKPKCT is encoded by the exons ATGGGAAATTCACTGCAAAAACCAATTGAGAACCGGCAAAGTCCCcggcaagaaaaagaaaatcctcggcaagaagaaattaaagaagaagaattagaAGACATTGATGGAACCTTCACTTGTGATATTTGCATAGAACCAATGTCGGtcaacaataaattcaagaaCAACAACCTCTGCACGCACCCTTTTTGTCAAGACTGCACAGCGAAATACATAGAAGTCAAGGTTCGAGACAACAACACAGCAAAAATCGAATGCCCGGGGCTACATTGTGAACAATTTTTAGACCCTCTTGCTTGCAAACCCACGATCCCATCGAGTCTTTTTATAAAGTGGTGTGATCATCTTTGTGAAGATTATGTTCTAGGCCTTGAAAGAAGCTATTGCCCTAACAGGAACTGCATGGCTGTGATGGTGAATGAGTGTGAAGAAATTGGAAGAGTGAAGAAAGCTCAATGCCCTAAATGTAAGCAATGGTTTTGTTTTCAGTGTAAGTTGGCATGGCATGCGGGGTATCGATGTGAAGAAAGTGGAAACTTGAGGGACCGGAATGATATTGCATTTGGGAAGCTTTTGGAGAAGATGAATTGGACTAGGTGCCCTGGTTGCGGCAACTGTATTGAGCGGAAAAAAGGCTGTCGTATTATGTTCTGCAG ATGCAAGACAAGGTTTTGTTATGAATGTGGAGGAAATTTAAAGAGTCCATCTGGGTGTTTATGCAAAGAAAAAG AAATAGATATTTCAATAGAGGGTGTCACTGGGGGATTGCCAAAAAGCCCAGCCCGAGCCTGGTTGTTCTGGGGTAAGCCCAAATGtacttga
- the LOC102613961 gene encoding DNA-directed RNA polymerases II, IV and V subunit 8B-like produces the protein MQDTFIVGKINPDGKKFDSVSRIEAEGESLEMLMTLDVNTDVYPIKENEKHVVLLTSTLNKDGSAVGDYYTQTGRDSIADKFDYIMQGKIYRISEEGSGANVKAEIYVSFGGLLMLLKGNPSYVSEFDLDQRLFLCMRRL, from the exons ATGCAAGATACGTTCATAGTTGGCAAAATCAATCCagatggaaaaaaatttgactCCG TTTCTCGTATAGAAGCGGAGGGTGAGAGCCTCGAAATGCTAATGACACTCGATGTCAATACTGATGTTTATCCAattaaggaaaatgaaaagcaTGTGGTTTTGTTAACTTCTACATTAAACAAAGACGGCTCAGCTGTTGGTGATTATTACACTCAG ACTGGCAGGGATTCAATAGCAGACAAATTTGATTATATCATGCAGGGAAAGATATACAGGATCTCAGAGGAAGGTTCAGGCGCAAATGTAAAAGC GGAGATATACGTATCATTTGGTGGCCTTCTGATGTTGCTGAAAGGGAATCCTTCGTATGTTTCAGAGTTTGATCTTGATCAAAGGCTGTTTCTCTGCATGAGGAGACTGTGA
- the LOC102613379 gene encoding E3 ubiquitin-protein ligase RSL1-like isoform X1, translating into MGNSLQKPIENRQSPRQEKENPRQEEIKEEELEDIDGTFTCDICIEPMSVNNKFKNNNLCTHPFCQDCTAKYIEVKVRDNNTAKIECPGLHCEQFLDPLACKPTIPSSLFIKWCDHLCEDYVLGLERSYCPNRNCMAVMVNECEEIGRVKKAQCPKCKQWFCFQCKLAWHAGYRCEESGNLRDRNDIAFGKLLEKMNWTRCPGCGNCIERKKGCRIMFCRCKTRFCYECGGNLKSPSGCLCKEKGDVYCHHYCAIICGLILIFTVLGVLGGVIYGIYCVIKRVLY; encoded by the exons ATGGGAAATTCACTGCAAAAACCAATTGAGAACCGGCAAAGTCCCcggcaagaaaaagaaaatcctcggcaagaagaaattaaagaagaagaattagaAGACATTGATGGAACCTTCACTTGTGATATTTGCATAGAACCAATGTCGGtcaacaataaattcaagaaCAACAACCTCTGCACGCACCCTTTTTGTCAAGACTGCACAGCGAAATACATAGAAGTCAAGGTTCGAGACAACAACACAGCAAAAATCGAATGCCCGGGGCTACATTGTGAACAATTTTTAGACCCTCTTGCTTGCAAACCCACGATCCCATCGAGTCTTTTTATAAAGTGGTGTGATCATCTTTGTGAAGATTATGTTCTAGGCCTTGAAAGAAGCTATTGCCCTAACAGGAACTGCATGGCTGTGATGGTGAATGAGTGTGAAGAAATTGGAAGAGTGAAGAAAGCTCAATGCCCTAAATGTAAGCAATGGTTTTGTTTTCAGTGTAAGTTGGCATGGCATGCGGGGTATCGATGTGAAGAAAGTGGAAACTTGAGGGACCGGAATGATATTGCATTTGGGAAGCTTTTGGAGAAGATGAATTGGACTAGGTGCCCTGGTTGCGGCAACTGTATTGAGCGGAAAAAAGGCTGTCGTATTATGTTCTGCAG ATGCAAGACAAGGTTTTGTTATGAATGTGGAGGAAATTTAAAGAGTCCATCTGGGTGTTTATGCAAAGAAAAAGGTGACGTCTACTGTCATCACTACTGTGCAATCATCTGTGGACTCATTCTAATTTTTACAGTTTTAGGAGTTTTAGGAGGTGTGATCTATGGAATTTATTGTGTTATAAAGCGggtattatattaa